From the genome of Planctomycetia bacterium:
TGGCTTTCAGAGAGTGATCCGCTCTGGCAACTGTGATCACTGGCACCGTGTGATCGACCGGGCCTTTGAATGGAGATCCCCGCTTTAGCATTTCGGGAACATCAGCTTCACGGTTGTTGCGTCGATTGACTGCAAAGGTAGCATGGCCTGCATTACTATTGAGATGCGCGGGAGCCAGGTCTTTGAGTGCATCAGCTACCAGTTTCACTATGCGTTCTTCCATTAGCTTGGTGTACTCTTCGACCAGTTTTTCCTGAGCCGGTTCGACAGGGTAATAATCCACCAGATCGCTTCCCAACCTGGGGCCGCAATGATTGTGGGAAAATGTGATCATGACCTGTTGGCGTTCAAGTTGTAACTGTTGCTTGAGTTGCTGGAAGACGCGATCCGACATTTCTTTGGGGATGCCCTGGAAGTCGCTGGTAATCAGTACCACTTGATGTCCGTATTCATCTTCCAGTGCGAGTGCTTTCATCCAGAGTTCGTGCAGTTTGCCGGTCGGTTCCCGTTTGGTACCATATCCAGCCAGCCAGACTTTAGTTTGTGGCGTAATAATGGCTCGTGCGGTGCCCGCTCTCCATGCTTTTCTTGGTGCGGGAGCAGATGAAGGCGTGTTCGCGTGCAGAAGCAATGTTGTCAGGAACAGTGACAGGATCCAGCGTAAAATTGCCATGCCAGCAGGATACCGTAAATCGTTATCTGTCATCAATATAAAACTCGCCTAGTCAAAAAATGTGATTTTTGACATAGTCCGGCCAGTCGTCAGCAGGGACGCTGTCGAAGACCAGGGAAGGTCTGTCTTGATGAGTCTGACATCACAAACGGATGGTGCAAACTGCATTCGTAAGCGGGTCATTTATGTCTTGCGTACGACAGTATGTCTTGCAGTTTTTTTTGGCATCATCGAAGTTGTCCGTCTGTCGCTTGGACCGAACTGGCACACCATCGTCGATGGCGAATTGTATCGTTCAGCTCATTTATCTTCGCAGGAAATACAGACAGCGGTTGATCGCTTTGGCATCAGGTCCATCATCAACCTGCGTAATTGCTGTCCGTGGGAACCATGGTATCAGGATGAAACCAGTGCAGTGGAAGCATTGAACTTGCACCGGGTTGATTTCAATTTCTCAGCCTATTTGCCACCAGCACCGGATCAGTTGCAGAAACTCTGGCAGACGCTGGAAACAGCGCCGCGGCCTATTTTGATTCATTGTCGCCGCGGAGCAGATCGAACCGGCCTGGCCAGCGTGATTGCCTACCTGCATCACCAGGGAGATGGGCCAGTAGAACCAGCCTTGCGGCAACTTTCGATCCTGCGTGGTCATGTACCGATTGATCGCGTCCTGGAGATGGACAAGGTGGTTAATTATTACATCGATTGGCTAGCCCAGACAGGTCAGTCGCATACCCGTAATGCACTCAAGCACTGGATTTTTGAGGAATATCGGCCTGGGCAATGTTGGGGAGAAGTGATTCCCATTCAGGTGCCTGATCGAATAGCCGCTGGTGAACACCAGGTAATCAAAGTGAAGCTGCATAACCAGAGTCAGTATC
Proteins encoded in this window:
- a CDS encoding tyrosine-protein phosphatase; the encoded protein is MSLTSQTDGANCIRKRVIYVLRTTVCLAVFFGIIEVVRLSLGPNWHTIVDGELYRSAHLSSQEIQTAVDRFGIRSIINLRNCCPWEPWYQDETSAVEALNLHRVDFNFSAYLPPAPDQLQKLWQTLETAPRPILIHCRRGADRTGLASVIAYLHHQGDGPVEPALRQLSILRGHVPIDRVLEMDKVVNYYIDWLAQTGQSHTRNALKHWIFEEYRPGQCWGEVIPIQVPDRIAAGEHQVIKVKLHNQSQYPWHFDRGSNVGVHLRGYIEPEWAKPPPWIKADDPLPHRKYLAAGFMGVVVQPQQTIELTVAIPPLREPGKYRLFLDMYDEQLRCYGDMVGSKALKKKLEIVSASVAQR